CATTTCTGCTAGACGCTCACGCGCTTTAGCGTCGAGGGAATTCATTAAAAAACGGCTTGAAGATTGTTTTTTGGTTAGATGACTGCGCGATCGCCGCGTTGCCGTTAACTCTACTTCTGAAGCCAGCCGTTGGGCTGACATCCATTCTGCCCCGAAACCCACAACTGTCAACTGCTGCGCTCTGTCTGATGTTGCCACAATCACCCTCTGCCTTGCACTCACGACGTTGCGGCGATATGAAGCACAGAATTTTTCAATATAAGTGTCTGCTGTCTGTCCAAAATCCGTGTAGCAAACAGATAAATTGGGGCTAATGACTTCGCAAGAGCAAGTTGTGTCCTGGTAGTGGGCATCAAACACTATTTGAGTATCTAACCCCTCAAAAGCACTGTAATTAACTAAAGCCTCTATTAATTGCTCGCGGGCTGCCTCTAGCCCATCGCGATCGCGCGTCTTCTCAAGGACTGACCAGGCTCCAATCACGTTGTAGCCGTCAACTAGCAAAACAGCTTGCGGTTGCGAGGGTGGCATTATCGGAGCCTAGTATTTTCAAAAGTTCATATTACTCTTTTATATCCTAAACTTATGTAAATACCACTTTTCCAGAGCGCAGGTAGAAAATCGCCCTGGAAAATGGTATAATTTAGCACGACTTATAGATAAGCTGATAAATCCCTATCAGGGATTGAAATAGGGATTAAAAAGCTTGAGGTTTTGGGCCGAGCCTTGGTCTA
This sequence is a window from Microcoleus sp. FACHB-831. Protein-coding genes within it:
- a CDS encoding NYN domain-containing protein, with amino-acid sequence MPPSQPQAVLLVDGYNVIGAWSVLEKTRDRDGLEAAREQLIEALVNYSAFEGLDTQIVFDAHYQDTTCSCEVISPNLSVCYTDFGQTADTYIEKFCASYRRNVVSARQRVIVATSDRAQQLTVVGFGAEWMSAQRLASEVELTATRRSRSHLTKKQSSSRFLMNSLDAKARERLAEMRKGLK